The following are encoded together in the Nocardioides thalensis genome:
- a CDS encoding phosphotransferase, with protein MTGAAPDLERLAVLAGRSWRVTPLPGGLTNTNLRVTSDDEVPPRLDLVVRCSQAGAELLGIDRDAECANTAAAAEAGVGAAVVEYRPDLGMLVIEYLDASPLTDDSFADAGVLTRAAHAVRRLHAGPRFTGDFDMFARQASYLSTIRERGFALPDGYESYGDAWSRVRRALAADPRPTVPCNNDLLAANYLDDGERTWLIDYEYSGNNDACFELGNTVTECGFSPEQTEAWVEAYFGAPTAADLARVRLQALCSCYGWSLWGFIQAAASPIDFDFWEWGMERYDKARATFGSGDFERLLEEAASGG; from the coding sequence GTGACCGGAGCCGCTCCCGACCTGGAGCGCCTGGCCGTCCTGGCCGGGCGCTCCTGGCGGGTCACGCCCCTGCCCGGCGGGCTGACCAACACCAACCTCCGGGTCACCTCCGACGACGAGGTCCCGCCGCGGCTCGACCTGGTGGTCCGCTGCTCCCAGGCCGGCGCCGAGCTGCTGGGGATCGACCGCGACGCCGAGTGCGCCAACACGGCGGCCGCCGCGGAGGCCGGCGTGGGAGCCGCCGTCGTCGAGTACCGCCCGGACCTCGGGATGCTGGTGATCGAGTACCTCGATGCGTCCCCGCTGACCGACGACTCGTTCGCCGACGCTGGCGTGCTCACCCGCGCCGCGCACGCCGTACGGCGGCTGCACGCGGGGCCACGCTTCACCGGGGACTTCGACATGTTCGCGCGGCAGGCGTCGTACCTCTCGACCATCCGGGAGCGCGGGTTCGCCCTGCCGGACGGCTACGAGTCGTACGGCGACGCGTGGTCGAGGGTCCGCCGGGCACTGGCGGCGGACCCGCGACCGACCGTCCCGTGCAACAACGACCTGCTGGCCGCCAACTACCTCGACGACGGCGAGCGGACCTGGCTCATCGACTACGAGTATTCCGGCAACAACGACGCCTGCTTCGAGCTCGGCAACACCGTCACCGAGTGCGGCTTCTCGCCCGAGCAGACCGAGGCGTGGGTCGAGGCCTACTTCGGCGCGCCGACGGCGGCCGACCTGGCGCGGGTGCGGCTCCAGGCGCTGTGCAGCTGCTACGGCTGGTCGCTCTGGGGCTTCATCCAGGCGGCGGCATCGCCGATCGACTTCGACTTCTGGGAGTGGGGGATGGAGCGCTACGACAAGGCCCGGGCGACCTTCGGCTCGGGTGACTTCGAGCGACTGCTCGAGGAGGCCGCGTCCGGTGGTTGA
- a CDS encoding FAD-dependent oxidoreductase codes for MRAQRASKPGDLPARAEIVVVGGGVVGCSVAYHLARLGRSDVLLLEQGHLSGGTTWHAAGLVGPLRASESGTRLVRYSAELYARLEEETGLATGYLNTGGLVLARTPDRMTQLRRTAAYGAAYGLEAEVVSAERAREMWPPMQVDDLLGALWLPGDGKVNPADLTQSLARGARQGGATIRERTRVLELLVSETAAGRAVTGVRTDAGDVEADRVVLCAGQWSKALGDAAGVVVPLHSAEHFYVVTEAVEGTRPDLPIMRDQDGWTYFKEEVGGLVVGGFEPNAKAWVAPDQIPYPFEFALLEEDWEHFSLLMDEAVHRIPSLATTGIRKFYNGPESFTPDNQFLLGETPEVRGLYVGCGFNSVGIASAGGAGRALAEWIVGDGPQDDLTGVDVRRFGPPQNDVGFLRERVVETLGLHYAIPWPNREPVSGRPQRTSPLHDVLRGRGALFGTRNGWERPLVYGPAELDYTWGKPAWLAASAAEHRACRTGVAVFDQTSFSKYAVSGPDALALLQWLCAADVDVQVGGCVYTPWLNERGGYEADVTVTRTADDAFLVVSSAATTYRDLDWLARHRSPGQDVRFADVTGDLAVLGTMGPGARDLLSRHTTADLADEAFPFGTSQEIEVAGVRLRATRMTYVGELGWELYVPVDGAVAVHAALTGDSAVDAGYSAIESLRLEKGYRAFGRELLPDVTPREAGLVFATALRGDKDFLGRAALVAAPGPARRLVSLVCADPEAMLWGGELLLRRGEPVGQVTSAAWGATVGAAVGLAWVRGQVDAALLDAGGFSVDVGGGDAAVRLSLRAPLR; via the coding sequence GTGCGAGCGCAGCGAGCCTCGAAACCCGGAGACCTGCCTGCCCGGGCGGAGATCGTCGTCGTCGGAGGCGGCGTCGTCGGCTGCTCGGTGGCCTACCACCTGGCGCGGCTGGGCCGCAGCGACGTCCTGCTGCTGGAGCAGGGGCACCTCTCGGGCGGCACCACCTGGCACGCGGCCGGACTGGTCGGCCCGCTCCGCGCGTCGGAGTCCGGCACCCGGCTGGTCCGCTACTCGGCCGAGCTGTATGCGCGCCTCGAGGAGGAGACCGGGCTGGCCACCGGCTACCTCAACACCGGCGGCCTGGTCCTCGCCCGGACGCCCGACCGGATGACGCAGCTGCGCCGGACGGCGGCGTACGGCGCGGCGTACGGCCTGGAGGCGGAGGTGGTCTCCGCCGAGCGGGCACGCGAGATGTGGCCGCCGATGCAGGTGGACGACCTCCTCGGTGCCCTGTGGCTGCCGGGGGACGGGAAGGTCAACCCGGCCGACCTCACCCAGTCCCTCGCCCGTGGCGCGCGTCAGGGGGGCGCGACCATCCGCGAGCGGACCCGGGTGCTCGAGCTGCTGGTCTCCGAGACGGCCGCCGGCCGCGCGGTGACCGGCGTCCGAACGGACGCCGGGGATGTCGAGGCCGACCGGGTCGTCCTCTGCGCCGGCCAGTGGTCCAAGGCGCTCGGCGACGCCGCGGGTGTGGTCGTGCCGCTGCACAGCGCCGAGCACTTCTACGTCGTCACCGAGGCCGTCGAGGGCACGCGCCCGGACCTGCCGATCATGCGCGACCAGGACGGGTGGACCTACTTCAAGGAGGAGGTCGGCGGCCTCGTCGTCGGCGGGTTCGAGCCGAACGCGAAGGCCTGGGTCGCGCCGGACCAGATCCCGTACCCGTTCGAGTTCGCGCTGCTGGAGGAGGACTGGGAGCACTTCTCGCTGCTGATGGACGAGGCGGTCCACCGGATCCCGTCGCTGGCGACCACCGGCATCCGCAAGTTCTACAACGGGCCCGAGTCCTTCACGCCCGACAACCAGTTCCTGCTCGGCGAGACCCCCGAAGTCCGCGGGCTCTACGTCGGCTGCGGCTTCAACTCCGTCGGCATCGCGTCCGCCGGAGGCGCCGGGCGCGCGCTCGCGGAGTGGATCGTCGGCGACGGGCCGCAGGACGACCTGACCGGTGTCGACGTACGCCGGTTCGGGCCACCGCAGAACGACGTCGGCTTCCTGCGGGAGCGGGTGGTCGAGACCCTGGGGCTGCACTACGCGATCCCGTGGCCCAACCGGGAGCCGGTCTCCGGCCGTCCGCAGCGGACCTCGCCGCTCCACGACGTGCTCAGGGGCCGCGGCGCGCTCTTCGGCACCCGCAACGGCTGGGAGCGCCCGCTCGTCTACGGGCCGGCCGAGCTCGACTACACCTGGGGCAAGCCGGCCTGGCTGGCGGCGTCGGCGGCCGAGCACCGCGCCTGCCGGACGGGCGTCGCCGTCTTCGACCAGACCTCGTTCAGCAAGTACGCCGTGAGCGGTCCGGACGCCCTGGCGCTGCTCCAGTGGCTGTGCGCTGCCGACGTCGACGTCCAGGTCGGAGGCTGCGTCTACACGCCCTGGCTCAACGAGCGTGGCGGCTACGAGGCCGACGTGACGGTGACCCGCACCGCTGACGATGCGTTCCTCGTCGTGTCGTCGGCGGCGACGACCTACCGCGACCTGGACTGGCTGGCGCGCCACCGATCGCCCGGGCAGGACGTCCGGTTCGCCGACGTCACCGGCGACCTCGCCGTGCTCGGGACGATGGGGCCGGGCGCACGCGACCTGCTGTCCCGGCACACGACGGCCGACCTCGCCGACGAGGCGTTCCCGTTCGGGACGTCACAGGAGATCGAGGTGGCGGGAGTGCGGCTGCGGGCCACCCGGATGACCTACGTCGGCGAGCTGGGCTGGGAGCTCTACGTGCCGGTCGACGGGGCGGTGGCGGTGCACGCGGCGCTGACCGGGGACAGCGCCGTCGACGCGGGCTACTCGGCCATCGAGTCGTTGCGGCTGGAGAAGGGCTACCGCGCGTTCGGGAGGGAGCTCCTGCCCGACGTCACGCCCCGCGAGGCCGGCCTGGTCTTCGCGACCGCGCTGCGCGGCGACAAGGACTTCCTGGGGCGGGCGGCGCTCGTGGCCGCGCCCGGTCCGGCGCGCCGGCTGGTGTCGCTGGTCTGCGCGGATCCGGAGGCCATGCTCTGGGGCGGGGAGCTGTTGCTCCGCCGGGGCGAGCCGGTCGGCCAGGTCACCAGCGCGGCCTGGGGAGCGACCGTCGGCGCCGCGGTCGGGCTCGCCTGGGTGCGCGGCCAGGTCGACGCGGCGCTGCTCGACGCGGGTGGCTTCTCGGTCGACGTCGGAGGCGGCGACGCGGCTGTGCGACTTTCCCTCCGAGCGCCCCTGCGCTGA
- a CDS encoding SpoIIE family protein phosphatase has product MDELLSGLRDRLQELCRVPPLPDDWTCASAMLAAHGFRYGGDFFVAGLLDLPTGPGLQMVLVDVCGKGDTALPDAVQFAGALQALLGVIPADDMLQAANDYLLRQPDPEAMATAVQVVLDFGSGRYLIRSAGHPPVLRYDTTVGDCLVDNARGTALGAVAEPEFDISEGTLLPGEGLLFYTDGVVESRSQDIEVGISWLCRTAKAATLEGLDRAPAAILEQVEQGDDDRAVLILGRRGIASPGAALAG; this is encoded by the coding sequence GTGGACGAGCTGCTGAGCGGTCTGCGTGACCGGCTCCAGGAGCTGTGCCGGGTCCCGCCGCTACCCGACGACTGGACGTGCGCCTCCGCCATGCTCGCGGCGCACGGCTTCCGCTACGGCGGCGACTTCTTCGTCGCCGGGCTCCTCGACCTGCCGACCGGCCCCGGTCTGCAGATGGTGCTGGTCGACGTCTGTGGCAAGGGGGACACCGCGCTGCCCGACGCCGTGCAGTTCGCCGGCGCGCTCCAGGCCCTCCTGGGCGTGATCCCGGCCGACGACATGCTCCAGGCGGCCAACGACTACCTGCTGCGCCAGCCCGACCCCGAGGCCATGGCGACGGCCGTCCAGGTGGTGCTCGACTTCGGCTCGGGGCGCTACCTGATCCGCAGCGCGGGCCATCCACCCGTCCTGCGCTACGACACGACGGTCGGCGACTGCCTCGTCGACAACGCCCGCGGCACGGCCCTCGGCGCGGTCGCGGAGCCGGAGTTCGACATCAGCGAGGGCACGCTGCTGCCGGGCGAGGGCCTGCTGTTCTACACCGACGGTGTCGTGGAGTCGCGCTCCCAGGACATCGAGGTGGGCATCTCCTGGCTGTGCCGTACGGCGAAGGCCGCCACCCTCGAAGGGCTCGACCGGGCGCCCGCCGCGATCCTCGAGCAGGTGGAGCAGGGCGACGACGACCGCGCCGTGCTCATCCTCGGGCGGCGCGGAATAGCGTCGCCGGGCGCCGCGTTGGCAGGGTAG
- a CDS encoding LLM class flavin-dependent oxidoreductase: protein MQIGIFTVGDVTTDPTTGRTPTEHERIKATVEIAKKAEEIGLDVFATGEHHNPPFIASAPTTTLAYIGAQTENIILSTATTLITTTDPVLIAENYAKLQHLTDGRVDLMMGRGNTGPVYPWFGKDIRQGINLAVENYALLHRLWREDVVDWEGRFRTPLQGYTSTPRPLDGAPPFVWHGSIRSPEIAEQAAYYGDGYFHNHIFWPPSHAAQMIDLYRRRWEHYGHGPADTAIVGLGGQIFMRKNSQDAINEFRPYFDNAPVYGHGPSLEDFMAGTPLTVGSPQQVLERTLSFRDNVGHYQRQLFLMDHAGLPLKTVLEQLDLLGEILPEMRKGFAEGRPAHIPEAPTHASLVAAAGGPKDSTVYAEGDSATGSSDRDLGDPEVAKVLEGEL, encoded by the coding sequence ATGCAGATCGGCATCTTCACCGTCGGCGACGTGACGACGGACCCTACGACCGGTCGGACCCCCACCGAGCACGAGCGCATCAAGGCGACCGTCGAGATCGCCAAGAAGGCCGAGGAGATAGGCCTCGACGTCTTCGCGACCGGCGAGCACCACAACCCGCCGTTCATCGCGTCCGCGCCGACCACGACGCTCGCCTACATCGGCGCCCAGACCGAGAACATCATCCTGTCCACCGCGACCACGCTGATCACGACCACCGACCCGGTGCTGATCGCCGAGAACTACGCGAAGCTCCAGCACCTCACCGACGGCCGGGTCGACCTGATGATGGGCCGCGGCAACACCGGCCCGGTCTACCCGTGGTTCGGCAAGGACATCCGCCAGGGCATCAACCTCGCCGTCGAGAACTACGCCCTGCTCCACCGCCTCTGGCGCGAGGACGTCGTCGACTGGGAGGGTCGCTTCCGCACGCCGCTCCAGGGCTACACCTCGACCCCGCGGCCGCTCGACGGAGCGCCGCCGTTCGTGTGGCACGGGTCGATCCGCAGCCCCGAGATCGCGGAGCAGGCCGCCTACTACGGCGACGGCTACTTCCACAACCACATCTTCTGGCCGCCGTCCCACGCGGCGCAGATGATCGACCTCTACCGCCGTCGGTGGGAGCACTACGGCCACGGCCCCGCTGACACCGCCATCGTCGGCCTCGGCGGCCAGATCTTCATGCGGAAGAACAGCCAGGACGCGATCAACGAGTTCCGTCCCTACTTCGACAACGCCCCCGTTTACGGTCACGGCCCGTCGCTGGAGGACTTCATGGCGGGCACGCCGCTGACCGTCGGGTCGCCGCAGCAGGTGCTGGAGCGCACGCTGAGCTTCCGCGACAACGTCGGCCACTACCAGCGCCAGCTGTTCCTGATGGACCACGCCGGACTGCCGCTCAAGACGGTGCTCGAGCAGCTCGACCTGCTGGGCGAGATCCTCCCGGAGATGCGGAAGGGCTTCGCGGAAGGACGCCCGGCGCACATCCCGGAGGCGCCCACGCATGCGTCGCTGGTGGCCGCGGCCGGCGGACCGAAGGACTCGACCGTCTACGCCGAGGGCGACTCCGCCACCGGCAGCAGCGACCGCGACCTGGGCGACCCGGAGGTCGCCAAGGTGCTGGAAGGGGAGCTCTGA
- a CDS encoding FMN reductase, producing MTRKIVVVAAGLSVPSSTRLLADTLGGAVEGAVAARGEEVEVEYVELRPLAHALADHMLTGFPTGDLADAIDKVTRADALVVVTPVFAGSYSGLFKTFFDVLEIGALEGKPVLIGATAGTARHSLVLDHALRPLFAYLRALVVPTGVFAASEDFGGTALEGGLRKRAERAAIELAALLGCSGQTASRPARRRLVEDEFADVTPFEQLLREAGGDSVR from the coding sequence ATGACCAGGAAGATCGTCGTCGTCGCCGCGGGGCTCTCGGTCCCGTCGTCGACGCGGCTGCTGGCCGACACCCTCGGCGGTGCCGTCGAGGGCGCGGTGGCGGCACGGGGCGAGGAGGTGGAGGTCGAGTACGTCGAGCTCCGGCCGCTGGCCCACGCCCTCGCCGACCACATGCTGACCGGGTTCCCGACGGGCGACCTGGCCGACGCCATCGACAAGGTGACCCGCGCCGACGCGCTCGTCGTGGTCACCCCGGTCTTCGCCGGCTCCTACTCCGGCTTGTTCAAGACGTTCTTCGACGTGCTCGAGATCGGCGCCCTGGAGGGCAAGCCGGTCCTGATCGGCGCCACCGCCGGCACCGCCCGGCACAGCCTGGTCCTCGACCACGCGCTGCGGCCCCTGTTCGCCTACCTGCGCGCGCTGGTCGTCCCGACCGGCGTCTTCGCCGCCAGCGAGGACTTCGGCGGCACGGCGCTCGAGGGGGGCTTGCGGAAGCGTGCCGAGCGCGCGGCCATCGAGCTGGCGGCGCTCCTCGGTTGCAGCGGGCAGACCGCGTCCCGGCCCGCCCGACGCCGTCTCGTGGAGGACGAGTTCGCCGACGTCACCCCGTTCGAGCAGCTGCTGCGCGAGGCCGGGGGCGACTCCGTCCGCTGA
- a CDS encoding elongation factor G, whose amino-acid sequence MADKLSRKGADSDLAAPGPDRIRNVVLVGPSQAGKTSLVEALLAHGTGVRAATVPDGRSVALTVQPLLHQGIKINLLDTPGYADFVGEVRAGLRAADCALFVVGANEGVDESTRQLWRECAAVGMPRAVVVTKLDHARADVAAVLAAARASFGEKVLPVYVTDGSGVVSLLEAATDDPRRGELIEAVIEESEDETLMDRYIGGEQIDEKLLIDDLEQAIARATLFPLIPVCATTGTGLGELLDLCVRAFPPPSEHPSPEVFTPVGKAAAPVACDPDGPLVAEVVRTTSDPYLGRVSVVRVFSGTLLPDVPVHVSGHFDSFGAAGHESHDEDERIGALAFPSAGQQVPAPYVVAGDIAIVGRLSRAETGDTLSSPEEPRLLKPWELPDPLLPVAIEAASRSDEDKLSPALARLAAEDPSLRVEHNSETGQLVVWVMGEAHAEVALDRLQHRYGVAVEQVDLVIPLRECLTGKAEGLGRNVKQSGGHGQYAVCRLTFEPLPEGSGFEFVDKVVGGAVPRSFIPSVEKGVRTQMARGVRAGYPVVDLRATLTDGKAHSVDSSDMAFQTAGALALRDAAEQTSVSFLEPYDEVSVLVSDDLVGNVMSDLAARRGRPLGTEQVADRTLVRAHVPQRELVRYAIDLRAMSHGAGTFSRTFAHYEPMPEELAREVPPRG is encoded by the coding sequence ATGGCGGACAAGCTCAGCAGGAAGGGCGCCGACTCCGACCTGGCGGCGCCCGGGCCCGACCGGATCCGCAACGTGGTCCTGGTCGGGCCCTCACAAGCCGGCAAGACCTCGCTCGTCGAGGCCCTCCTCGCCCATGGCACCGGTGTCCGTGCGGCGACGGTGCCCGACGGGCGGTCCGTGGCCCTGACCGTGCAGCCGCTGCTGCACCAGGGCATCAAGATCAACCTGCTCGACACCCCGGGCTACGCCGACTTCGTCGGCGAGGTGCGCGCCGGGCTGCGGGCGGCCGACTGCGCCCTCTTCGTCGTCGGCGCCAACGAGGGCGTCGACGAGTCGACGCGCCAGCTGTGGCGGGAGTGCGCCGCCGTCGGCATGCCCCGCGCGGTCGTGGTCACCAAGCTCGACCACGCCCGCGCCGACGTCGCCGCGGTGCTCGCGGCCGCGCGTGCCTCGTTCGGCGAGAAGGTGCTGCCGGTCTACGTCACCGACGGCTCCGGCGTGGTGAGCCTGCTCGAGGCGGCCACCGACGACCCCCGCCGTGGCGAGCTCATCGAGGCGGTGATCGAGGAGTCCGAGGACGAGACCCTGATGGACCGCTACATCGGCGGGGAGCAGATCGACGAGAAGCTCCTGATCGACGACCTCGAGCAGGCGATCGCCCGCGCCACGCTGTTCCCGCTGATCCCCGTCTGCGCCACGACCGGCACCGGCCTCGGCGAGCTGCTGGACCTGTGCGTGCGCGCGTTCCCGCCGCCCAGCGAGCACCCGTCGCCGGAGGTCTTCACCCCGGTCGGCAAGGCTGCGGCGCCGGTGGCCTGCGACCCCGACGGGCCCTTGGTCGCCGAGGTGGTGCGCACGACCAGCGACCCCTACCTCGGCCGCGTCAGCGTGGTCCGGGTCTTCTCCGGCACCCTGCTGCCCGACGTGCCCGTGCACGTCTCCGGCCACTTCGACAGCTTCGGCGCGGCCGGGCACGAGAGCCACGACGAGGACGAGCGCATCGGCGCGCTCGCCTTCCCGAGCGCGGGCCAGCAGGTGCCGGCGCCGTACGTCGTGGCCGGCGACATCGCGATCGTCGGCCGGCTGTCGCGCGCCGAGACCGGCGACACGCTGTCCTCCCCGGAGGAGCCGCGGCTGCTCAAGCCGTGGGAGCTGCCCGACCCGCTGCTGCCGGTCGCGATCGAGGCGGCGAGCCGCTCCGACGAGGACAAGCTCTCGCCTGCACTGGCGCGACTGGCCGCCGAGGACCCGAGCCTGCGCGTCGAGCACAACTCCGAGACCGGGCAGCTGGTCGTGTGGGTGATGGGCGAGGCCCACGCCGAGGTCGCGCTCGACCGCCTCCAGCACCGCTACGGCGTCGCGGTCGAGCAGGTCGACCTGGTGATCCCGCTGCGCGAGTGCCTCACCGGCAAGGCCGAGGGCCTCGGGCGCAACGTCAAGCAGTCGGGCGGCCACGGCCAGTACGCCGTCTGCCGGCTCACGTTCGAGCCGCTGCCCGAGGGCAGCGGCTTCGAGTTCGTCGACAAGGTGGTCGGTGGCGCGGTCCCCCGCTCGTTCATCCCGAGCGTCGAGAAGGGCGTGCGCACCCAGATGGCGCGCGGCGTGCGGGCCGGCTACCCGGTGGTCGACCTCCGGGCGACGCTCACCGACGGCAAGGCCCACAGCGTGGACTCCTCCGACATGGCGTTCCAGACCGCCGGCGCGCTGGCACTGCGCGACGCCGCCGAGCAGACGTCGGTGTCGTTCCTCGAGCCCTACGACGAGGTGTCGGTGCTCGTGAGCGACGACCTCGTCGGCAACGTCATGAGCGACCTCGCCGCCCGCCGCGGCCGGCCGCTCGGCACCGAGCAGGTCGCCGACCGCACGCTCGTGCGAGCCCACGTGCCTCAGCGGGAGCTGGTGCGCTACGCGATCGACCTGCGCGCGATGAGCCACGGCGCGGGCACGTTCTCACGCACGTTCGCGCACTACGAGCCGATGCCCGAGGAGCTCGCGCGCGAGGTGCCGCCGCGGGGGTGA
- a CDS encoding YbhB/YbcL family Raf kinase inhibitor-like protein encodes MSIERPVAPDPYELMPALPAISVTSADVTDGQPLKSDQVYAEGNTSPQLSWEPGPEGTKSYVVTCFDPDAPIPSGFWHWVAVDIPADVTSLDTGAGASDDALPGGAFHVRSDFGEHAFGGAAPPEGDHVHRYYFVVHAVKEEQLGVDGSASPAVVGFNLAFKAIARGQIVGTYQH; translated from the coding sequence ATGTCGATCGAACGCCCCGTCGCTCCTGACCCCTACGAGCTGATGCCCGCGCTCCCGGCCATCTCGGTGACCAGCGCCGACGTGACGGACGGGCAGCCCCTGAAGTCCGACCAGGTCTACGCCGAGGGCAACACCTCGCCGCAGCTTTCCTGGGAGCCCGGACCGGAGGGCACCAAGAGCTACGTCGTCACCTGCTTCGACCCCGACGCCCCCATCCCGAGCGGCTTCTGGCACTGGGTCGCCGTCGACATCCCGGCCGACGTGACCAGCCTCGACACCGGCGCGGGCGCGAGCGACGACGCCCTCCCCGGCGGTGCGTTCCACGTCCGCAGCGACTTCGGCGAGCACGCGTTCGGCGGTGCGGCGCCGCCGGAGGGCGACCACGTGCACCGCTACTACTTCGTGGTCCACGCGGTGAAGGAGGAGCAGCTGGGCGTCGACGGCAGCGCGTCCCCCGCCGTCGTCGGCTTCAACCTGGCGTTCAAGGCGATCGCCCGCGGCCAGATCGTCGGCACCTACCAGCACTGA
- the cobA gene encoding uroporphyrinogen-III C-methyltransferase: MDFPPYPSGLQLAGRRVVVVGGGSVAQRRVPQLIASGADVHVVSPGVTPAIEGLVGSGEITWHARGFEDADLDGAWYVVAATDERAVNDRVSTLCEDLRIFCVRSDDATQGSAWTPAVGRHAGVTVAVLGDRDPRRSVQVRDEILEGLREGVIAAPHHRDRTPGVTLVGGGPGDPELMTVAGRKALMEADVVVADRLAPRELLGELPADVELVDVAKLPRGRSAQQEEINRVIVDRALAGKRVVRFKGGDNFVFGRGYEEVLACRDAGVPVTVVPGLTSPVAVPAIAGIPVTHRGVTHEFAVVSGHLPPGHPESLVDYGALARMRGTIVLMMGVENAPAIAAALVDGGRPADTPVAVVCDGTMPTQRTVLARLGTLAERLAEERVRPPAIIVVGEVVRIAHPEAFDG; the protein is encoded by the coding sequence ATGGACTTCCCGCCGTACCCCTCCGGTCTCCAGCTGGCCGGACGCCGCGTGGTCGTCGTGGGCGGCGGGAGCGTCGCTCAGCGCCGCGTCCCGCAGCTGATCGCGTCCGGCGCCGACGTCCACGTGGTGTCGCCCGGGGTGACGCCGGCGATCGAGGGGCTCGTCGGCTCGGGGGAGATCACCTGGCACGCCCGCGGGTTCGAGGACGCCGACCTCGACGGCGCCTGGTACGTCGTCGCGGCGACCGATGAGCGTGCCGTCAACGACCGCGTGAGCACGCTCTGCGAGGACCTCCGCATCTTCTGCGTGCGCTCCGACGACGCGACGCAGGGGAGTGCCTGGACGCCGGCCGTCGGCCGGCACGCCGGGGTCACCGTGGCCGTGCTCGGCGACCGCGACCCGCGCCGCTCCGTCCAGGTCCGCGACGAGATCCTCGAGGGGCTGCGCGAGGGCGTGATCGCCGCGCCGCACCACCGCGACCGCACGCCCGGCGTCACCCTGGTCGGCGGCGGCCCGGGCGACCCCGAGCTGATGACCGTGGCCGGCCGCAAGGCGCTGATGGAGGCCGACGTCGTCGTCGCCGACCGACTCGCCCCCCGCGAGCTGCTCGGCGAGCTGCCCGCGGACGTGGAGCTGGTGGACGTGGCGAAGCTGCCACGCGGCCGTTCGGCGCAGCAGGAGGAGATCAACCGGGTCATCGTCGACCGCGCCCTCGCCGGCAAGCGTGTGGTGCGGTTCAAGGGCGGCGACAACTTCGTCTTCGGTCGCGGCTACGAGGAGGTGCTCGCCTGTCGCGACGCGGGCGTGCCGGTCACCGTGGTGCCCGGCCTCACCTCGCCGGTCGCCGTCCCTGCGATCGCTGGCATCCCGGTGACCCATCGCGGCGTCACCCACGAGTTCGCCGTGGTCTCCGGCCACCTTCCGCCCGGGCACCCGGAGTCGCTGGTCGACTACGGCGCGCTCGCCCGGATGCGCGGGACGATCGTGCTGATGATGGGCGTCGAGAACGCCCCGGCGATCGCCGCCGCGCTCGTCGACGGCGGGCGTCCCGCCGACACCCCGGTGGCCGTCGTGTGCGACGGCACGATGCCGACCCAGCGGACCGTGCTCGCGCGGCTCGGCACCCTGGCCGAGCGGCTCGCCGAGGAGCGGGTCAGGCCCCCCGCCATCATCGTGGTCGGCGAGGTCGTCCGCATCGCCCATCCCGAGGCGTTCGACGGCTGA
- a CDS encoding TrmH family RNA methyltransferase encodes MAELVQITTADDPRLADYRDLRDVQLRRSLEAEHGLFLAEGEKVVRRAVEAGYAPRSFLMAPRWLDGLGDVLERSDAPCYVLSEALAEQVTGFHVHRGALASLVRRPLPTVDSVLADARSVLVLEDVVDHTNVGAIFRSGAALGFDAVLLAPRCADPLYRRSVKVAMGAVFGVPWTRLDDWHGALPSLSERGFTTVALTLAVDAVPVEEAVAGVDKVALVLGGEGHGLSARWEETADRRAIIPMARGREHGIDSLNVAAATAVACYVTARRA; translated from the coding sequence ATGGCCGAGCTGGTCCAGATCACCACGGCCGACGACCCCCGGCTCGCCGACTACCGCGACCTGCGCGACGTCCAGCTGCGCCGCAGCCTCGAGGCCGAGCACGGGCTGTTCCTCGCCGAGGGCGAGAAGGTGGTGCGCCGTGCGGTCGAGGCCGGCTACGCGCCCCGGTCGTTCCTCATGGCCCCGCGCTGGCTCGACGGGCTGGGCGACGTGCTGGAGCGCTCGGACGCGCCCTGCTACGTGCTGTCGGAGGCGCTCGCCGAGCAGGTCACCGGCTTCCACGTGCACCGCGGCGCCCTGGCCTCGCTCGTACGGCGCCCACTGCCGACCGTCGACTCAGTGCTGGCGGATGCGCGCTCGGTGCTGGTGCTCGAGGACGTCGTCGACCACACCAACGTCGGCGCGATCTTCCGCTCCGGCGCCGCGCTCGGGTTCGACGCCGTGCTGCTCGCCCCGCGCTGCGCCGACCCGCTCTACCGCCGGTCGGTGAAGGTCGCGATGGGTGCCGTGTTCGGCGTGCCCTGGACCCGCCTCGACGACTGGCACGGCGCGCTGCCGTCCCTCAGCGAGCGCGGGTTCACCACGGTCGCGCTCACGCTGGCCGTGGACGCCGTACCGGTCGAGGAGGCGGTGGCGGGCGTGGACAAGGTCGCCCTGGTCCTCGGCGGCGAGGGCCACGGGCTCTCCGCACGCTGGGAGGAGACCGCCGACCGGCGCGCGATCATCCCGATGGCGCGGGGGAGGGAGCACGGCATCGACTCCCTCAACGTGGCGGCCGCGACGGCCGTCGCCTGCTACGTCACCGCGCGGCGTGCCTGA